The following proteins are encoded in a genomic region of Hoeflea phototrophica DFL-43:
- the murA gene encoding UDP-N-acetylglucosamine 1-carboxyvinyltransferase: MDRIRIVGGNPLNGVIPISGAKNAALPLMIASLLTDDTLTLENLPHLADVEQLQRILGNHGVDISVVGRRERQGEAYARTVHFTARTIVDTTAPYELVSKMRASFWVIGPLLARMGEARVSLPGGCAIGTRPVDLFIDGLEHLGAEIEIENGYINARAPRGLIGGRYVFPKVSVGATHVLMMAATLAKGQTVIENAAQEPEVADLAKCLIAMGAKISGAGTSTLVIDGVASLSGARHKVLPDRIETGTYAMAVAMTGGDVLLENTSMDLLQNALLAVSRAGVEISPEGDGIRVRRNGGDILPVDVTTDPFPGFPTDLQAQFMGLMTRANGVSHITETIFENRFMHVQELARLGARISLSGQTATVTGVPTLHGAPVMATDLRASVSLVIAGLAAEGETTVNRVYHLDRGFERLEEKLTNCGAVVERISG, translated from the coding sequence ATGGATCGCATCAGGATCGTTGGCGGAAACCCGCTCAATGGCGTTATTCCGATTTCCGGCGCGAAAAACGCGGCTCTGCCGCTGATGATCGCCTCGCTCTTGACCGACGACACGTTGACTTTGGAAAATCTTCCGCATCTGGCCGATGTCGAGCAGCTGCAGCGGATTCTCGGCAATCATGGTGTGGACATCAGCGTTGTCGGCCGGCGCGAACGCCAGGGTGAAGCCTACGCCAGAACGGTTCATTTCACTGCCCGCACCATTGTCGACACCACCGCACCGTATGAGCTGGTCTCGAAGATGCGCGCCAGCTTCTGGGTGATTGGGCCGTTGCTTGCCCGCATGGGTGAAGCACGGGTTTCATTGCCCGGCGGCTGTGCCATCGGCACCCGCCCGGTCGATCTCTTTATCGACGGGCTTGAACATCTGGGCGCCGAGATCGAGATCGAGAACGGCTACATCAACGCCCGTGCGCCCAGGGGTCTGATCGGCGGACGCTACGTGTTTCCCAAGGTCTCGGTCGGCGCCACCCATGTTTTGATGATGGCCGCGACGCTCGCCAAGGGCCAGACCGTGATCGAGAATGCCGCACAGGAGCCCGAGGTCGCCGATCTGGCCAAATGCCTGATCGCCATGGGCGCGAAAATCTCGGGCGCGGGGACGTCGACCCTGGTGATTGACGGCGTGGCGTCTTTGTCCGGTGCACGCCACAAGGTGCTGCCGGACCGCATCGAGACCGGAACCTATGCGATGGCCGTGGCCATGACCGGCGGCGACGTGCTGTTGGAAAACACCTCGATGGATCTTCTCCAGAATGCGCTGCTGGCAGTCAGCCGCGCCGGTGTCGAGATCTCGCCGGAAGGCGATGGCATCCGCGTCAGGCGCAACGGCGGTGATATATTGCCGGTCGATGTGACCACCGATCCGTTCCCGGGGTTCCCGACCGATCTGCAGGCGCAATTCATGGGTCTGATGACTCGTGCCAACGGTGTGTCGCACATCACTGAAACGATCTTCGAAAACCGCTTCATGCATGTGCAGGAGCTCGCCCGCCTCGGTGCCAGGATATCGCTGTCGGGTCAGACGGCAACGGTGACAGGCGTCCCCACGCTGCACGGCGCACCCGTGATGGCGACGGACCTGCGCGCGTCGGTGTCTCTGGTGATCGCCGGGCTTGCGGCGGAAGGCGAAACCACCGTCAACCGGGTCTATCACCTCGATCGCGGTTTCGAGCGGCTCGAGGAGAAGCTCACCAATTGCGGCGCGGTGGTCGAACGCATCAGCGGCTGA
- a CDS encoding DUF2948 family protein gives MDSLKLIALDETDLAVISACLQDAVFKTGDTAFHGKDRSFTLEANRFVWEERSGKTFERRRAVLVMKQVGSVRSRGVDLKDTDTVHSLLAVRFVPGAEAPAGAIELVLSGGAAIQLEVDCIEVQLADVGGGWETKFRPRHPVSG, from the coding sequence ATGGACAGTCTTAAACTGATCGCGCTTGACGAAACGGATCTGGCTGTCATTTCCGCCTGTCTGCAGGACGCCGTTTTCAAAACCGGTGACACCGCATTCCATGGCAAGGATCGCAGCTTCACGCTCGAGGCCAACCGCTTCGTCTGGGAAGAGCGCTCCGGCAAGACATTCGAGCGGCGGCGCGCGGTTCTGGTGATGAAGCAGGTGGGGTCGGTCCGCTCACGCGGGGTTGATCTCAAGGACACAGACACGGTGCATTCGCTGCTCGCGGTGCGCTTTGTCCCGGGAGCGGAAGCACCGGCGGGCGCGATCGAGCTGGTGTTGTCCGGCGGGGCGGCGATCCAGCTCGAGGTTGATTGTATCGAAGTGCAACTCGCCGATGTCGGCGGCGGGTGGGAAACCAAGTTCCGGCCGCGCCACCCGGTCAGCGGCTGA
- the hisD gene encoding histidinol dehydrogenase — MVLRLDYRQADFETRFAAFLTTKREVSEDVETDVRAIIKEVRARGDEALHEFSLRFDGLDTRATGLAVRSEEIDAAFSATDPDVIAALQLAHDRISSHHARQMPRDDRYTDALGVELGSRWTAIEAVGLYVPGGTASYPSSVLMNAVPAKVAGVERIVMVVPARDGALNPVVLAAAKIAGVTEIYRIGGAQAIAALAYGTQTIKPVAKIMGPGNAWVAAAKRQVFGTVGIDMIAGPSEVLVMADPDNNPDWIAADLLAQSEHDIGAQSILMTTDEAFGDAVVEAVERQLSTLSRADTARKSWADFGAVILVPDWDTSIPLADRIAAEHLEIATLNAEELAGRIRNAGAIFIGAHTPEVIGDYVGGSNHVLPTARSARFSSGLSVLDYVKRTSVLKLGPEQLQSLGSAAITLARAEGLDAHARSVSIRMNRREGS; from the coding sequence GTGGTATTGAGGCTAGATTACCGGCAGGCGGATTTCGAGACCCGTTTTGCCGCATTCCTGACCACCAAGCGCGAGGTTTCCGAGGACGTCGAGACAGATGTGCGCGCCATCATCAAGGAGGTCCGCGCGCGTGGGGACGAGGCATTGCACGAGTTCAGCCTGCGCTTTGACGGGCTCGACACACGCGCAACGGGCCTTGCTGTTCGGTCCGAAGAGATTGACGCCGCTTTTTCGGCGACCGACCCGGATGTGATCGCCGCGCTGCAGCTCGCCCATGACCGCATCTCAAGCCACCATGCAAGGCAGATGCCGCGCGATGACCGCTACACCGATGCGCTCGGCGTCGAGCTGGGCTCCCGCTGGACGGCGATCGAGGCGGTCGGCCTTTATGTGCCCGGAGGCACCGCCAGCTATCCGAGCTCGGTGCTGATGAATGCGGTCCCGGCCAAGGTGGCCGGTGTCGAACGCATCGTCATGGTGGTGCCGGCCCGCGACGGTGCACTCAACCCGGTGGTGCTGGCAGCTGCAAAGATTGCCGGTGTCACCGAAATCTACCGCATCGGTGGCGCCCAGGCGATTGCAGCCCTTGCCTATGGCACTCAAACCATCAAGCCCGTGGCCAAGATCATGGGCCCTGGCAACGCATGGGTGGCCGCTGCAAAGCGCCAGGTCTTTGGCACCGTTGGCATCGACATGATCGCCGGACCTTCCGAGGTTCTTGTGATGGCGGATCCGGACAACAACCCGGACTGGATCGCAGCGGATCTCCTGGCTCAGTCGGAGCACGACATCGGTGCGCAATCGATCCTGATGACCACTGACGAAGCCTTTGGCGACGCCGTCGTGGAGGCCGTCGAGCGCCAGCTTTCAACGCTGAGCCGGGCGGACACTGCGCGCAAGAGCTGGGCCGATTTCGGCGCGGTCATCCTGGTCCCGGACTGGGATACCTCGATCCCGCTGGCCGACCGCATCGCTGCCGAACATCTCGAGATCGCCACGCTGAACGCCGAAGAACTTGCCGGGCGCATTCGCAATGCCGGCGCGATTTTCATCGGTGCCCACACGCCCGAAGTGATCGGCGATTATGTCGGCGGATCCAACCATGTGCTTCCCACCGCACGCTCGGCGCGGTTTTCCTCCGGCCTCTCGGTGCTCGACTATGTCAAGCGCACATCGGTGCTCAAGCTCGGGCCGGAGCAGTTGCAGTCCCTGGGTTCGGCTGCCATAACATTGGCGCGCGCCGAAGGGCTTGATGCCCATGCGCGCTCGGTATCGATACGGATGAATCGCCGGGAGGGGAGTTAA
- a CDS encoding UPF0262 family protein: MTTADTQRLSDVVLDETIGRATPDVEHERAVAIFDLIEENSFEPVGHDKGPYKLKLSLVDSKLVFSISSQGDEAIATHILSLTPFRRIVKDYFMICESYYEAIRSSTPSQIEAIDMGRRGIHNEGSQTLMDRLEGKIKMDFDTARRLFTLVCVLHWRG; this comes from the coding sequence ATGACCACGGCGGACACGCAAAGGCTCTCGGACGTCGTTCTCGACGAGACTATCGGGCGTGCGACGCCCGATGTGGAGCATGAGCGCGCTGTCGCCATCTTCGACCTGATCGAGGAGAACAGCTTTGAGCCGGTGGGTCATGACAAGGGCCCTTACAAGCTCAAACTGTCGCTTGTTGATTCAAAACTGGTGTTCTCTATTTCCAGTCAGGGTGACGAGGCAATCGCCACGCACATTCTCTCGCTGACGCCGTTCCGGCGCATCGTGAAGGACTACTTCATGATCTGCGAGAGCTACTATGAGGCGATCCGTTCTTCGACGCCGAGCCAGATCGAGGCCATCGATATGGGGCGGCGCGGGATCCACAATGAAGGATCCCAGACCTTGATGGACAGGCTGGAGGGAAAGATCAAAATGGATTTCGACACCGCGCGGCGGCTGTTCACGCTGGTCTGCGTGCTGCACTGGCGCGGCTAG
- a CDS encoding low molecular weight phosphatase family protein has product MAGPASVSGNSAPGAVLFVCGMNAIRSPMAEAIARSLLPPGTYVASAGVRPGERDPFVDTVLDEIGLSLGNRQPQTLDELEDDYFDLIVTLAPEAHHQALELTRSNAVDVVYWPTPDPTVATGTRERILDAYREVRDMLMNKIRQRLAGPG; this is encoded by the coding sequence GTGGCGGGCCCGGCCTCTGTCTCCGGCAACAGCGCACCCGGCGCGGTGCTGTTCGTGTGCGGCATGAACGCCATTCGCTCGCCCATGGCCGAAGCCATTGCCCGATCGCTGCTCCCGCCGGGCACCTATGTCGCCTCGGCCGGTGTCAGGCCCGGTGAGCGCGATCCCTTTGTCGACACCGTGCTTGACGAGATCGGTTTGAGTCTGGGCAACCGCCAGCCGCAAACGCTTGATGAGCTGGAAGACGATTACTTCGACCTGATCGTCACTCTGGCGCCCGAGGCCCATCACCAGGCGTTGGAACTCACCCGCAGCAACGCCGTTGACGTGGTCTACTGGCCGACGCCGGACCCGACTGTCGCCACGGGCACCCGCGAGCGCATACTTGACGCCTATCGCGAGGTGCGCGACATGCTCATGAACAAGATCCGGCAGCGACTGGCCGGACCAGGCTGA
- the infA gene encoding translation initiation factor IF-1: protein MAKEEVLEFPGVVTELLPNATFRVKLENEHEIIAHTAGRMRKNRIRVLAGDKVLVEMTPYDLTKGRITYRFK from the coding sequence ATGGCGAAAGAAGAAGTCCTTGAATTTCCCGGCGTGGTCACTGAACTGCTGCCGAATGCAACCTTTAGGGTCAAGCTCGAGAACGAGCATGAAATCATCGCGCACACTGCGGGACGGATGCGCAAGAACCGTATCCGCGTGCTGGCCGGTGACAAGGTGCTCGTCGAGATGACGCCTTACGACCTGACCAAGGGCCGCATCACCTATCGCTTCAAGTAG
- a CDS encoding Maf-like protein: MVRSQKLILASGSPRRLELLAQAGITPDRLMPMDLDETPQRSEHPRSLARRLSREKAEAALAATRDDPAWRGAHILAADTVVAVGRRILPKAELIDEASNALYLLSGRNHRVFTGVCLVTPDRTIRQKIIETRVRFKRLSSTEIESYLASGEWRGKAGGYAIQGLAGSFVVKLVGSYTNVVGLPLYESVALLTGEGYDVHFKWLEG, translated from the coding sequence ATGGTCCGCTCGCAAAAACTGATCCTAGCCTCCGGTTCGCCGCGCCGGCTTGAGTTGCTTGCCCAGGCCGGCATCACGCCTGACCGGCTGATGCCGATGGACCTCGACGAGACCCCGCAGCGCTCCGAACATCCGCGCTCGCTGGCGAGAAGGCTGTCACGCGAGAAGGCGGAAGCGGCCCTTGCGGCAACCCGTGACGACCCTGCCTGGCGCGGCGCCCATATTCTCGCCGCCGACACCGTGGTCGCTGTCGGCCGCCGTATCCTGCCCAAGGCCGAATTGATCGACGAGGCGTCCAACGCGCTCTACCTGCTTTCGGGCCGCAATCACCGGGTGTTCACCGGCGTTTGCCTTGTCACGCCCGACCGCACCATACGCCAGAAGATCATCGAGACCCGGGTTCGCTTCAAGCGCCTCTCCAGCACCGAGATCGAGAGCTATCTGGCTTCAGGCGAATGGCGCGGCAAGGCCGGCGGCTATGCCATTCAGGGCCTGGCGGGCAGCTTCGTGGTCAAGCTTGTCGGCTCCTACACCAATGTCGTTGGCCTGCCGCTTTACGAGAGCGTCGCCCTGCTCACAGGCGAAGGGTATGATGTTCACTTCAAATGGCTGGAGGGCTGA
- the yacG gene encoding DNA gyrase inhibitor YacG: protein MVGDAKVTPLRKTQPCPECKRPSTRESYPFCSERCRNIDLNRWLGGSYAIPVTEVEDNHDEDFDDRG from the coding sequence ATGGTCGGAGACGCCAAGGTGACCCCGCTTCGCAAGACCCAACCGTGCCCCGAGTGCAAGCGGCCCTCGACCCGCGAGAGCTATCCCTTCTGTTCCGAGCGGTGCAGGAATATCGATCTCAACCGCTGGCTGGGAGGAAGCTACGCGATCCCGGTCACCGAGGTCGAGGACAACCATGACGAGGATTTCGACGACCGCGGCTGA
- a CDS encoding TraM recognition domain-containing protein has product MGHISYSRGYGVANIFVLQNDTAFEKTYGKGSFETLWNNCEIVLALPGQRGSSVLSLLEKFAGRTSYVAENKSGNTAYAEDGFSRASFSEDGKPVFDADEIRRTKKGLLFLRGNFPLQVDVAAYAAIDPIRDVAEINPFHGKPFLQPVQTWFKASPNWPLKRIALTLKRFWKRTFHRHLCVDPAIRKRRLERRAMIFKALAALCSLWWIFALGYLYLYTNILHRLAGSLVGGL; this is encoded by the coding sequence ATGGGACATATTTCATATTCAAGGGGGTACGGCGTTGCCAATATCTTCGTGCTACAAAACGATACCGCGTTTGAGAAGACCTACGGCAAAGGCTCATTCGAAACCCTCTGGAATAATTGTGAGATCGTGTTGGCGTTGCCGGGGCAACGCGGCTCTTCGGTCCTGAGCCTTCTGGAGAAGTTCGCCGGTCGCACCTCCTATGTCGCGGAAAACAAAAGCGGCAACACGGCCTATGCTGAGGATGGGTTCTCACGCGCAAGTTTTTCAGAAGACGGCAAACCGGTCTTTGATGCCGATGAAATACGCCGTACGAAAAAGGGGCTCCTGTTTTTAAGGGGCAACTTTCCCCTACAGGTGGATGTGGCAGCATACGCGGCAATTGATCCGATCCGCGATGTCGCGGAAATCAATCCCTTTCACGGCAAGCCTTTTCTCCAACCCGTACAGACCTGGTTCAAGGCCAGTCCGAATTGGCCGCTGAAACGCATTGCCTTAACACTCAAGCGGTTTTGGAAACGAACGTTCCATCGCCATTTGTGCGTTGATCCGGCCATACGCAAACGCCGTCTGGAGCGCCGCGCCATGATCTTCAAGGCGCTGGCTGCGCTCTGCTCCCTGTGGTGGATTTTCGCGCTCGGCTATCTCTATCTCTACACCAACATCCTGCATCGGCTTGCTGGTTCGCTCGTGGGAGGTCTGTGA
- a CDS encoding type IV secretory system conjugative DNA transfer family protein, whose amino-acid sequence MNFEASPWFSLHAESDRNDFIAYFRGVSMQVSDLLSQTESKSAESFLTGARQHLERFNRSTRAFNVTRSSSFRFSDLKDSKQPITVFIIADPARMKAQEKVLSLIDSCMYSEFLRHPNAHARVYVISDETSNFKIEGLI is encoded by the coding sequence ATGAATTTCGAGGCCAGCCCGTGGTTCTCCCTTCACGCCGAGTCAGATCGCAATGACTTCATCGCCTACTTCAGAGGCGTCTCCATGCAAGTCTCGGATTTGCTCTCTCAAACCGAAAGCAAGTCTGCGGAGTCTTTTCTGACCGGAGCGCGGCAACATTTGGAGCGTTTCAACCGCTCAACGCGGGCCTTCAATGTTACGCGCTCAAGCAGCTTCCGGTTCTCCGATCTCAAAGACAGCAAGCAGCCCATCACAGTGTTCATCATTGCCGATCCGGCGCGCATGAAAGCGCAAGAGAAGGTTCTGAGCCTCATCGATTCCTGCATGTACTCAGAGTTTCTGCGCCACCCAAATGCCCATGCCCGCGTTTATGTGATTTCCGATGAAACCTCCAACTTCAAGATCGAAGGCCTGATCTAG
- a CDS encoding type IV secretory system conjugative DNA transfer family protein, whose amino-acid sequence MSDSSSRTAAHGGLFGRAPQLIILMGLCAYAISEFGPVFYGAAFASDPNWPSFIAASLAVAAGMTLLGDTCRWIAGQYELSASRTPAGHKGKARFAEVFEIEHELTTDGWGPYWGSVDGRAITSEFASNALVIGPPNSFKTVGTIVPTILSIRGPKVVKDFKSELACVLAKPLQDRGEKVVILNIADINADLLGASATYNPLNLIADNFFRSGGLRDVSNDVSQFSHQICPEPVGGGGDNRFFDFGSRDLAAYTFLTSVLIDGHGATLGDVTSLLDDRQRLLLSCAVGLWALAQ is encoded by the coding sequence ATGTCTGATTCAAGCTCCCGCACAGCGGCGCATGGCGGTCTGTTTGGCCGCGCGCCGCAACTCATCATCCTCATGGGCTTGTGCGCCTATGCGATCAGTGAATTCGGGCCGGTGTTTTACGGGGCTGCATTTGCCTCCGATCCCAACTGGCCATCCTTTATCGCAGCCAGCCTCGCCGTTGCTGCGGGCATGACCCTTCTGGGAGATACCTGCCGCTGGATTGCCGGCCAATATGAACTGAGCGCCAGCCGCACGCCTGCCGGTCACAAGGGCAAAGCCCGCTTTGCGGAAGTGTTTGAGATTGAGCATGAGCTGACCACCGACGGCTGGGGGCCGTATTGGGGATCGGTCGATGGGCGCGCCATCACAAGCGAATTTGCTTCCAATGCCCTTGTGATCGGGCCTCCCAACTCTTTTAAGACGGTTGGCACCATTGTTCCCACGATTTTGAGCATTCGCGGCCCCAAGGTCGTCAAAGACTTCAAATCAGAGTTGGCGTGTGTCCTCGCAAAGCCTCTTCAGGATCGCGGGGAGAAAGTCGTGATCCTGAACATCGCGGACATCAATGCTGATCTGCTTGGGGCTTCCGCGACATACAACCCACTGAACCTGATTGCGGATAATTTCTTTCGCAGCGGCGGCCTGCGCGATGTCAGCAATGATGTCAGCCAGTTCTCGCACCAAATATGCCCAGAGCCGGTGGGCGGGGGTGGCGACAATCGCTTCTTTGATTTTGGCTCACGTGATCTGGCCGCCTACACGTTCCTGACATCGGTACTAATTGACGGCCATGGCGCAACCCTCGGCGATGTAACCAGCCTGCTCGATGACCGGCAGCGCTTGCTGCTGTCATGCGCTGTGGGGCTGTGGGCGCTTGCCCAATGA